The DNA sequence aatgacgtTTGTTAAATTCTCCGAGACTTTAATAatcttcaattaattaattaactacactcaaattaataattttaaattattcgacaTTACAATGGGTTACGACGAGGTaagtatttacttttaatttttattttaatcatatttGTTTTGCAAGTTATGGATTTAACTTGTGgcctaatttaaatttttttttttttttaaagcagtGATGGGCtgaaagaataattttaatttatgaaaattactaatttttttttctttttttttgagaaagtagttttttaaaatatgaatttatttgtaaaaaaaaaaaaaaaaaaaaaaaaaattgttggggATACGGAGCTTATTGATCGACCTAGTCACCCTGTACACTTACGTGGCTAGTTCTAGAAAGTACAGCGTATAATCCAttgaagcttttttttatattattattattttttttatttattaaattatttatttaatggcgccaattaaattattaatttaaaaaaattacgtaattttatttagaaagaTTAAATTTGAGTATTGaagttcatttaaatatttaaataaactgggacagtaaaatttaatttaaataaatttatttatttaattaataagttaattattttaataaaattatttaaataaaagggcgcgtattttaaaattaaaaaactgtcAGTTTTGACAGTTCGCGGGCTGGCAATCGAAACCTgatcttttattaaataatgcttgtaaaaatgttttttaaacttaaaaatttacaaaaatagagcataagaatttttttgaatttttatatagattttttaaaattcttttattaattaaatttaaataaaagggcgcgtattttaaaattaagaagcTGTCAAATTTTGACAGTTTGCGGTCTGTCAACAGGCGCCCAAGTCTTATTATCTTATTAAACAAcgccgataaaaatatttttttaaattaaaaactttatttattaattaatgaagtttgtaaaaatatttaaattaactgcagcaattaaaaaatcaaaacaaatcagagcaaataaaattttatataataatttacatcaattttaagtacttgtatttttttttaaaataattcaaataaaaaagggcgcgtattttaaaaataccaaaaattcaaaagctGTCAAAGTTTTGACAGTTCGCGGGCCGTAAAAACTGAAGCCACGTCgtcttgttattattatcgtccCGTATGTGCATACATTACATGTCATATCTACACGCTGTCtgcattattaatattaactcgCATACAATATACGTATCAACAACGTTAACCCTTGTGACCAATAAAAAGCCCCCACGTTATTGTGAATccactaaataaaataaaaaataaaatcaataaatatcaataaaaaagataaaaaacatatttacttAATGTTTACTGTAAAATCAATGGAATCATTTCGTCTAATAACGCGGTTTTGAGGTTAGAcctttcatttatttcattttattgttaccaactattattatttactatacatcaatttaataatttaagttttaaaaataaattaactgacAGTTTATTGCtcgcaaaatatatattcgttTGTTTGCCACTCATATCTttgagaaatatatttttagaatttatatatgtgtatttttaaagctgtttaaaaatataatattttatttaaatttaaaaaaaaaccagcgCAGCttaagcaaataaaaatattatcagttatcagtttattaatgaattagtACAggtgtttttaaataataataataataataataataataataatagtaatgatgatgatgattgtgagggtttgaatttatttgttgactGTGagggtttgaatttattttttgactgaagttctgtcattttaaaaatgaagttGCAGGAGGACAGTGTTAATGCGGAGATGTGGCTCACTACCGCAGAAGCCGCAAGTCTCGGAGCCGAGGAAGTCGCGGCAAAGTTCCAGGTCGACCCGAGAACTGGTCTCTGGTGGCAGGAAGCCGATGCAAGGAGACAGAGATATGGTTACAATGAGCTCACTGTCAAAGAAGATGATCCCACGTGGAAGAAATATATTGAAcaagtagttttttaaattcaaatttttgaaaggcGCCCCATTTTTACACAGCCAAAAACGTCTGTGAAATATCtagaagtaaaaatttatttgcttgtATTGCTCAGAAATATTTCCGAGACgtcacttttgaaaaaatgggggagcggcaaatttaaaaatcgcggtaatttttaaattttaaaaaatgatttcagtTTAAAAATCCTTTGATTCTTTTGCTATTGGGCTCGGCACTAGTCAGCGTTTGTATGAAACAATTCGACGATGCCGTCAGTATCACAGTAGTGAGttgtctattatttttaattatttatcaatacttGTATTTTATACCCAGCAATTATTACTTTAGTACTTGTGTGTTTTTcagtaataaacaattattttatgagtaaaaatttccACGAGTGATTAtctaataatgaaataattattttacaggcGATAATAATCGTCGTTACGGTGGCATTCGTTCAAGAATACCGCTCGGAAAAATCACTGGAGGAGTTGAATAAATTGGTGCCGCCAACATGTCattggtaaaaatttaaaatttaaattggatCAAtagtcttattaattaattataaattaatacttaaatttattgactaattgatattttagttTGCGCGAAGGTCGAGTGGAAAGTTTTCTCGCCCGCAATTTAGTTCCCGGGGATATCGTTTTTTTGAATATCGGCGACCGAGTTCCCGCCGACATCAGAATATTCGAAGCGATAGACCTGGCGATTGACGAGTCCAGTTTCACTGGAGAAACGGAGCCGTCGCAAAAGTCGACGGCTCCGCTGCTGAAGAGCAACGGGCACACGTCGAAGCGCAACATCGCGTTCATGGGAACTCTGGTGCGCTGCGGCAATGGCAAAGGAATCGTCATAAACACTGGAGAGAAGTCCGAGTTCGGAGAAGTCTTCGCGATGATGCAGGCCGAGGAAGCGCCCAAGACTCCTCTTCAGCGCAGTATGGACATCCTCGGCACCCAGTTGTCCTTCTACAGCTTCTGCATCATCGGAGTGATAATGCTGCTAGGTTGGTTCCAGAACCGCGCGCTCTTGGAGATGCTCACAATCGGAGTGTCTCTCGCAGTAGCGGCTATTCCAGAAGGGCTTCCGATTGTCGTGACAGTAACCCTGGCCCTGGGAGTCATGAGAATGGCCAAGCGCAACGCCATCGTAAAGAAACTCCCTACCGTTGAAACTCTCGGGTGCGTAAACGTCATTTGTTCCGACAAAACCGGAACCATTACCAAGAACGAAATGACTGCTACGATAATGGTTACCCCGGAGGGATACATCGCAGACATAACTGGCACTGGGTACAATGACCAGGGAGAAGTGAGGATCAGGAAGTGCGACAACATGGATCTCGCGCGTTCCGCAGTCACTAATCTTCTTGAAGTCGGCAGTGTTTGCAACAACGCGATCATACAGAACGACACGCTTCTAGGACAGCCGACTGAAGGTGCGTTGGCCGCTGCTGCGATGAAGTACGGGATGTACGGTGTCGCTGAAAAATACTTGAGGCTTCAAGAGTATCCATTTTCATCGGAGCAAAAAATGATGGCTGTCAAGTGCGCGCCTAAGTACACTGAAGATCgtgaggaaattttttttgccaagggagctattgaaaaaattcttgccCAGTGTACAAAGTACTCGGCCAATGGGCAACTGTACCCATTGAAccagaaaaaagaaaaagaattcgCAACAGAGGCTTATGAAATAGGACAGCAGGGTCTTAGAGTACTGGGACTCGCCAGAGGGTCATCGCTCCAGGATCTGGTCTACGTGGGACTGATCGGCATCTGCGATCCTCCACGTGAGGGAGTTCGCGAGGCGATTTCTCTGCTGTTCAACAGCGGGGTCAAAGTTAAAATGGTCACTGGAGACGCCAAGGAAACCGCTGGCGCGATCGCGAATATGATTGGGCTGGACACGATGCATATGCGGCTGGTTTCCGGTGACAAAATGGACACGATGACTGAAGACGAGCTTCaggaaataattgataatgtcAGTGTGTTCTATCGCGTCACCCCCAAGCATAAGCTCAGCATCGTCAAGGCGCTGCAGAGAAACGGGAACATCGTCGGCATGACCGGCGACGGCGTCAATGACGGAGTCGCTCTTAAGAAAGCGGATATCGGTATCGCAATGGGAAAAAATGGTACTGACGTGTGCAAAGAAGCCGCCGACATGATTCTAGTCGACGATGACTTCAAGACGATTATTTCTGCAATTGAAGAGGGCAagggaattttttataatatcagGAATTTCGTGAGGTTCCAACTAAGTACCAGCATCTCTGCTCTGGCTCTCATAGCCCTGGCCACTATGATGAGTATCCCGAATCCTCTCAATGCCATGCAGATTCTCTGGATCAATATCATCATGGACGGGCCACCTGCTCaaaggtattttttaaaattttttttttcttgctgcTATTTATTGTTAAGACCTCAGACAATGCCctcacttgaaaaaaaaaaaaaatttaattcgctgagacagattttaaaaaaaattatgatcctaaagttagcagccaattttcggattttttttttcaacaaacaaattaaaaaaaaaaaaaaactaaaaatattgacagttgacatcaattaggaatgatgtcaaatttttgaggtaaattttccaaatttcgttttactcctaattgatgtcaagtgtaaataattttataaaaaatctgtcgctttaactttttaaaaattaattagtaaaattttgatactgaTGACagttcatttgaaatttttaaaaagtgggtaAGAAGGGCACTGTCCAATGATCttagatgataaattattaattaacttatttttttatttgttcatttatCAGCCTGGGAGTCGAACCAGTAGACAAAGATGTACTGAGACAAAAACCCAGAGATACTAAGGAGCCGATGATTACACGGAATCTAATTATAAACGTATTATTATCAGCGGCTATTATTATTCTGGGAACTCTTTGGGTGTATAATCGCGAGGTAAcgctttcatatttttttttatacatatttatatattttataatgtaactagattttttataataatatattttatcttcgCTCTAATTAGAGTACTTATTTTTATCCGTTTGTCCTTACAGATGACCTCCAATGGAATTACCGCCCGAGACACCACGATGACATTCACGTGTTTTGTGTTCTTCGACATGTTCAATGCGCTAAGCTGCCGATcacaagtaaaatatatttaattactcctattaaacttttattctaTGACCTGGTGACATTTAAAACAACAattagtttaatatttattgatatttaatgaattgttttttttttagacaaagTCGATATTCAGTATCGGGCTACTGAGCAATAGAATGTTTCTGATTGCCGTAACTTTGTCTGTTGTGGGACAAATGCTTGTTATTTACTTTCCGCCGCTGCAAAAAGTATTTCAAACTGAAGCACTTACAGCTAAAGGTAATTGatctgttttatttatttattttttgttgaataattaatgGCGGGTAAAAATAGcgacttaattattttttcttgtcgGTGCTCGTGATAACTCGAGTTTCTAATTGTCtgcatttgaaaaaatattttctttttaagctGAACACTTGTCAGTATcgtatgatttaaaataacttaggTAAGGGAggggatatttatttatttttttttttttttttgtagaaagagaaaaaattttgggtaaaaaatttatgaattttaaatcagctgaagtttttattttagtaattgaatttaaaataaattactcgacgtttaaatgaattagtttttttaagataACAGAAGTCATTATTGACATTCAATGATATTTAAGTATTTGCTTAAATttctttatcatattttaggggtcatgaatattttattgtaatttttgaagtatGAATTGGAGAACATGCGGTGTTAGTTTATGATACAAAaattcaggaaaaaaaaattaaattttgtaatttttgaaatttttgctAAAGCGGTTCATTTTACCTcacggtaaaaattatttttttaatgttgagtcataattttattaacgttccccattttaccccgaattcaaaatttttatcagagtcaaattgacatcaaataatttcggagtccaaaaaaaattaggaattACAAgctgagatatttttttagcgTGTCCATTTTGTCCCTCtccttaaaaaaatgaaatttcttaatttttaaaattttttttacagtgtctcattttaccccacattcaaaattttatatcagcGTCAAAttgacatctaataatttcggagtctgaaaaaaattagaaacaaaaaaattctgagaTTTTTCTGTAAAGGGTCCATTTCACCCCCCCctcttcaaaaaattaaaatttcccaattttccaaattttttatcactgggtcaaattgacatcaaataatttcagtctaaaaaaaattagaaactaAAAAATCCTGGGATTTTTTTAGCAAGTTCATTATGCCCCTcccgaaaaattaaa is a window from the Microplitis demolitor isolate Queensland-Clemson2020A chromosome 4, iyMicDemo2.1a, whole genome shotgun sequence genome containing:
- the LOC103576335 gene encoding calcium-transporting ATPase type 2C member 1 isoform X1; this translates as MGYDELQEDSVNAEMWLTTAEAASLGAEEVAAKFQVDPRTGLWWQEADARRQRYGYNELTVKEDDPTWKKYIEQFKNPLILLLLGSALVSVCMKQFDDAVSITVAIIIVVTVAFVQEYRSEKSLEELNKLVPPTCHCLREGRVESFLARNLVPGDIVFLNIGDRVPADIRIFEAIDLAIDESSFTGETEPSQKSTAPLLKSNGHTSKRNIAFMGTLVRCGNGKGIVINTGEKSEFGEVFAMMQAEEAPKTPLQRSMDILGTQLSFYSFCIIGVIMLLGWFQNRALLEMLTIGVSLAVAAIPEGLPIVVTVTLALGVMRMAKRNAIVKKLPTVETLGCVNVICSDKTGTITKNEMTATIMVTPEGYIADITGTGYNDQGEVRIRKCDNMDLARSAVTNLLEVGSVCNNAIIQNDTLLGQPTEGALAAAAMKYGMYGVAEKYLRLQEYPFSSEQKMMAVKCAPKYTEDREEIFFAKGAIEKILAQCTKYSANGQLYPLNQKKEKEFATEAYEIGQQGLRVLGLARGSSLQDLVYVGLIGICDPPREGVREAISLLFNSGVKVKMVTGDAKETAGAIANMIGLDTMHMRLVSGDKMDTMTEDELQEIIDNVSVFYRVTPKHKLSIVKALQRNGNIVGMTGDGVNDGVALKKADIGIAMGKNGTDVCKEAADMILVDDDFKTIISAIEEGKGIFYNIRNFVRFQLSTSISALALIALATMMSIPNPLNAMQILWINIIMDGPPAQSLGVEPVDKDVLRQKPRDTKEPMITRNLIINVLLSAAIIILGTLWVYNREMTSNGITARDTTMTFTCFVFFDMFNALSCRSQTKSIFSIGLLSNRMFLIAVTLSVVGQMLVIYFPPLQKVFQTEALTAKDLVFLTALTSSVFIISELKKLLERQWERRRSSGWNYQEKKKTVAKIKKGKKVRGKK
- the LOC103576335 gene encoding calcium-transporting ATPase type 2C member 1 isoform X2, whose protein sequence is MWLTTAEAASLGAEEVAAKFQVDPRTGLWWQEADARRQRYGYNELTVKEDDPTWKKYIEQFKNPLILLLLGSALVSVCMKQFDDAVSITVAIIIVVTVAFVQEYRSEKSLEELNKLVPPTCHCLREGRVESFLARNLVPGDIVFLNIGDRVPADIRIFEAIDLAIDESSFTGETEPSQKSTAPLLKSNGHTSKRNIAFMGTLVRCGNGKGIVINTGEKSEFGEVFAMMQAEEAPKTPLQRSMDILGTQLSFYSFCIIGVIMLLGWFQNRALLEMLTIGVSLAVAAIPEGLPIVVTVTLALGVMRMAKRNAIVKKLPTVETLGCVNVICSDKTGTITKNEMTATIMVTPEGYIADITGTGYNDQGEVRIRKCDNMDLARSAVTNLLEVGSVCNNAIIQNDTLLGQPTEGALAAAAMKYGMYGVAEKYLRLQEYPFSSEQKMMAVKCAPKYTEDREEIFFAKGAIEKILAQCTKYSANGQLYPLNQKKEKEFATEAYEIGQQGLRVLGLARGSSLQDLVYVGLIGICDPPREGVREAISLLFNSGVKVKMVTGDAKETAGAIANMIGLDTMHMRLVSGDKMDTMTEDELQEIIDNVSVFYRVTPKHKLSIVKALQRNGNIVGMTGDGVNDGVALKKADIGIAMGKNGTDVCKEAADMILVDDDFKTIISAIEEGKGIFYNIRNFVRFQLSTSISALALIALATMMSIPNPLNAMQILWINIIMDGPPAQSLGVEPVDKDVLRQKPRDTKEPMITRNLIINVLLSAAIIILGTLWVYNREMTSNGITARDTTMTFTCFVFFDMFNALSCRSQTKSIFSIGLLSNRMFLIAVTLSVVGQMLVIYFPPLQKVFQTEALTAKDLVFLTALTSSVFIISELKKLLERQWERRRSSGWNYQEKKKTVAKIKKGKKVRGKK